In Criblamydia sequanensis CRIB-18, the DNA window CTTGATGATAATTTCTTATGGCAACGATTACTTGCTGATGCCCGTATGAGATCGCAATCAGGAAAGATCGAACCGAGCTTTATAAAAATAAAGCCGGCAGCTATTTTAACATGCCTTAAGCTAATAGACGGTAACATTTTTGCAGGCACATTTACCGGCATTATCTCCATGTTTGATCAGTCCGGAAAGGAATTTAAAAGACTTGACGCACATGATTCCAATGTAACAGATATAATCATCTGTCAAAAAAAACTTTTTAGTTCCTCAGCAGATAGCACCATTCTCATTTGGGACTTTGAGAAGGAAGAAACCATTAAAGTATTAAGAGGTCATGCTGACAGTGTCACAAAATTGGGTATCTTCAATGGAATTCTCATTAGCACCTCTTATGACGAGACCCTAAGGCTTTGGGACATTGAGACAGGAAATGAACTTAAAGTTTTAGCACCTCCAAACTATTCTCCTAACTTTTGTCTTTCTGAAGGAAAAATTTTTAGTTTTACCAAAGACCATAAATTATATATTTGGGACGCTAAAACAGGAGATGAAATTAGAGTCATCGAGTACCACGAGCCTATAGAAAGATTTATTTCATCAAAAGGAAAGCTCCTCATTGCTTTGAAAGGGGGAGTTATTCACATGTTGGATATTGGAACAAATAAGCTTAAAAAACTGAAAGGCCATACAAAGTCTGTTACGGCCTTGGTAGAGGCTCAAGGAAAGATCTTTAGCGGCTCAGAGGATCAAACTATACGAATTTGGGACCTTGAGTCCGGAAGGAAACTTATGACCTTAGAGGGTCATTGTGATCTAATTACACA includes these proteins:
- a CDS encoding F-box/WD repeat-containing protein codes for the protein MDHRVDLKRSIIVSLNESEETTDPGIHSLPAELMIEIFSNLDFKSLNMAALACKHWNALSKDSALLRTVFFKSFPESSKTLSRSNLDDNFLWQRLLADARMRSQSGKIEPSFIKIKPAAILTCLKLIDGNIFAGTFTGIISMFDQSGKEFKRLDAHDSNVTDIIICQKKLFSSSADSTILIWDFEKEETIKVLRGHADSVTKLGIFNGILISTSYDETLRLWDIETGNELKVLAPPNYSPNFCLSEGKIFSFTKDHKLYIWDAKTGDEIRVIEYHEPIERFISSKGKLLIALKGGVIHMLDIGTNKLKKLKGHTKSVTALVEAQGKIFSGSEDQTIRIWDLESGRKLMTLEGHCDLITHIEVLDKNIISWSRDPLSRFSEDQTIRLWDIETGRELRKFDKRLPDLLNIQLDVGKIIGGGCESIQIIDYNPKPQNPII